The genomic interval TTATACCTCGCCTACTAAAGCGCTCGCGAGCGAGAAGTTCTTCGCCCTGTGTCGTGATTTCGGTGCCGAGAACGTCGGTATGTTGACCGGAGACGCGAGCATCAACTCGGCCGCTCCGGTCATCTGCTGCACCGCAGAGGTGCTGGCGAACATGGCATTGCGTCAAGGCGCACAGCTTCAGGCGCCTTACGTGATCATGGACGAGTTCCACTACTACGCGGATCCGCATCGCGGTGCGGCGTGGCAGATCCCCCTGCTCTGCCTGCCGGATACGCATTTTCTGCTGATGTCGGCGACGCTCGGCGAAATGAGCCAGATCCGCGAGGATCTCGAGCGCCGCACGGGAGTCGAAGTGGCGCGGATTGATTCGAGTGAACGCCCCGTTCCTCTGGACTACGCGTATTGCGAAACCCCCCTTCAGGAAACCATCGAGGGACTCTTGGAGTCGGGGAAATTTCCCGTCTACGTGGTCAACTTCACGCAACGGGAGTGCGCGGAACTGGCTCAGGGTCTCACCAGCCTGAAGATCTGCACCAAGGAAGAAAAGGCGCTGATTCGCGAGCAGATCGACTCGTTTGCGTTTGACACCTCGTACGGCAAGGACATGCGTCGTTTCCTGCAATCGGGGATCGGTATTCACCACGCGGGTCTGCTGCCGCGCTACCGCCTGCTGGTCGAACAGCTCTCGCAATCCGGTCTGCTCAAGGTGATCTGCGGAACCGATACGCTTGGCGTCGGCGTGAACATCCCGATCCGGACGGTCGTGTTCTCGAAGCTGTCGAAATTCGACGGACGCAGGGCTGGCATCCTGCGGGTACGCGAGTTCAAGCAGATCTCGGGACGTGCAGGGCGCAAGGGCTACGACGATCTGGGCAGCGTGGTGTGCCAGGCTCCCGCGCACCTGATCGAAGCTCAGCGGCAGCGTCGCAAGGGCAAGAAGAAGTCCTCGCCCGCGAAAGCTCCCAGAGGTTTCGTGGCCTGGAATCGGGGTACGTTCCAGTCGCTGATTGACCGCGATCCGGAACCTCTGCGTTCGAATTTCCGCCTCAGCCACAGCACGCTGGTCAGCCTGTTCCGGCGCGAAGAAGAGAGTTCCGATCCATCTAGCAGTTATCGGGTGCTGATCGAGTTGATCGACTCGACCCACGAGACTGCTTCGCGCAAGCACGCGCTTCGGCGCTCGGCGGCCGCGCTGTTCCGCTCCATCCGCAGCGCGGGTATCGTTCAGATCATCGTGGACGATGACACCGGGCAGCGGCGCCTGCGTGTGAACGAAGATCTGCAATGGGACTTCTCCATGCACCACTCGCTTTCACTGTTCGTGGTGGATGCGATCAACGCGATCGAAGCCGAAACCCCCGAGGAGTACGCGCTCGAGGTCATGAGCCTGGTCGAGGCGATCCTCGAGAATCCCAATGCGATCCTCTACGCGCAGATGGATCGGATCAAACGCGATCTCATGGCCCAATTGAAGGCGGAGCGAGTGCCTTTCGAGGAGCGCGTGCGATTGCTCGACGAAGTCGAACCGCCGCAGCCCAGTCGGGAGTTCATCTACCAGAACTTCGACTATTTCGCGGAGAAACACCGCTGGGTAGGTCACGACGATGTGCGACCGAAGTCGATTGCGCGAGAGATCTACGAGGGCTACTTCAGTTTCAGCTACTACACCACGTACTACGGTCTGCAGCGCATCGAAGGCCTGCTACTGCGCTACCTCACCCAGGTGTACAACACGCTCTCGCAGACGGTTCCCGAGGTTTCGAAGACACAGGAAGTCTGGGACATGCTCGCGTTCTTCCGCACCATGATCGAACGCATCGATTCGAGTTTGATGTCCGAGTGGCAGAATCTGATCGATCCCGGTTCTGCGACTCCCGCATCGAGCGAGCAGCCAGCGCGCCAGGAGTACGATCTGGCGAAGGATGCGCGCGCGCTCAAGGCGCGCATACGCGCGGAGCTTCATCAATGCGTGCGCGCGCTGGCCGAGCGCGACTGGGAAGAAGCCGCGCTGGTGATCCGCTCTCCCGACGATGAGCCCTGGGACGGGCCGCGCATGAGTCGTACGCTTGCGCCTTTCTACGAAGAGTACGACCAGATCGTGTTCGATCAGCGCGCCCGGTTATCGGAGTTCACACTGATCCGCGATGATGGGCCTCGGCGCTGGCAGGTAACTCAGCGCCTGCTCGATCCCGAAGGCGACAACTTCTGGTGTCTCGAAGGCGAGGTCGATCTCAGCGGCGAGTCGACGCCCGAGGGGCCGATCGTGTGCCTGACCCGGATCGGGACTTAGTAGGCTTCGCACTCTGTTCGGCGATGCGCTTCTTCGTCGCCGCCCAACTGCAGATCGGACAGGCAGCCAGATCGTGCCCGCGTGCGGGGCAGTGTTCGCGTCCGAAGTAGATGATCTGCAAGTGCAGTTTGTTCCAGCTCTGTTGCGGGAACAGCTTCTTCAGATCGCGTTCTGTCTGTTCGACATTTCGTCCGTCGGATAGACCCCAGCGTTCTGCCAGGCGGTGGATGTGCGTGTCGACCGGAAAGGCGGGCAGGCCGAAGCACTGACTCATGACCACGCTCGCAGTCTTGTGCCCCACTCCGGGCAACGCCTCCAGTTCTTCGAAGCTCTGCGGCACGTTTCCGGCGTGCGTTTCGATCAGGATCTGCGAAAGCCCGTGGATTGCCTTCGACTTCTGTGGGGACAGTCCGCACGGCTTGATGATTTCGCGGATCTTATCGACGCTGAGTTCGACCATCTGCTGCGGTGTGCTCGCGTTGGCGAAAAGGGTCGGTGTGACCTGGTTCACTCGCACATCCGTGCACTGCGCGGAGAGCAGTACAGCGATCAACAAGGTGTACGAGTCGACGTGGTCCAGTGGGATCGGCGGATCCTCGTAGAGCTGCTCGAGGAGAGTCGCGATGCGCTGGGCCTTCTCCTGGCGCGTCATGTTTCCGGGTCTCGATTCACAGTATCGGGCGAGAAAGCGGGCAGGCACACGGCCAGGTACTCGGCCCCTTCCGGACCCGGCGTGCTGTAACGCACCCACTCGCCCGGCTGGCAGACGATGGCCTGGCCGGCTCGTGCTTCGAATTCCCCATCTTCGTGTTCAACGCGTATGCAGCCGGCGAGGACGATGCTGTACTCGACGAACTCCGGTCGCTGTCCGGGTTCACTCCAACCGGCAGGTGAGCGCATATGGGCGATGCTCAGGCCCGCTTCTTTCGTATTGACCCGGCCTACGTACTCGTCGATGCGCTTGGGAATTTCGCCCGCTGCTTCGATCGTCGTAGGCTCTTGAATCAGTTTCGGCACGCTGCGCTCCTCAGGCTTGTCCGCGCGATCGTACCATCTGCGCGAGTCCGATCGCCCAGCGTTCGTCTTCATTCACGCAGGGGATGGTTCGCAGGGCTTCGCCTCCGGCGTCGAGCCACTGCTGGCGCGCGCGCATTCCGATCTCCTCGAGTGTCTCGAGGCAGTCGGCGACAAACGATGGGCAGAGCACGGCGAGCCGCTTCACGCCCCGCGCCGCCAGCCGCGGCAGCGTTTCATCGGTGTAGGGCCGGATCCAGGCAGCGCGACCTAGCCTGGATTGGAATGCGACCGAATAATCATCGTCTGACAGGCCGAGCTTCGCGGCGAGTGCGCGCGATGTTGCGTAGCACTGGGCGCGATAACAACGCCGGTTCGGGGCCCGCACAGAATCGCAACAATCCTCGCGTTCCAGGCAGTGCTTCCCGGCGACGTCGAGCTTGCGGATCTGCCGTTCGGGCAGACCGTGGTAGCTCATCAGCACGTGATCGGGCGAAAAACTCTCCAGAGCGGGTTCGCTCACCGCCGCCAACGCTCCGATCCAGCCCGGTTCGACAAAGAAGTCCTCAATCGCGTCGATGCCTGGGAGTTCCGGCCACTGTTTCACCAGCTGGAACACACGCGCGATCGTCGAGCCCGACGATGAAGACGCGTACTGCGGAAACAGCGGAACCAGCACGATCCGAGACAGCTCGGATCCAGCCAGTCTCTCCAGCGCCGCTTCGATCGAAGGCTCGCCGTAGCGCATGGCCAGTTCGACCTGATGAGTCTCGCCGAGTTGGCGCGCGACTTCGCCGCGCAACGCGAGACCGTGAGCGAGAAGTGGAGAGTCTTCGGGCCGGCCGCCTGCACCCCAGATCGAGCGGTACAGTGCCGCGGAACGGGGGGCGCGAAACGGCGCGATGATCGTATTGACCAGCAGCCAGCGAGTCGCGGCCGAGGTATCGATCACCGCCGGATCGCTCAGGAACTCGCGCAGATAGCGGCGTACGTCGGCGGTACCGGGCGAGCGCGGGGTTCCCAGGTTTACCAGCAGAACCCCGATCTTCGTCTCCGATTCGCTCATACGTCTAGATTGTCTTTCCCGAGCGGTTTGTCCACCGGGTGGGCAGGACTCCGGATGCGGCACCGTTTGACTCAGCAGCCGATTCCTGTCCTTCTGTCCGACGGAAAACCTCCCAATCCGGAGTTTGCGCCCGAATCGAAGTGCGCGACGCCGACTCTCGGTGACTCTCAGCGGAAAAGGAACTCCTCAAATGAAGATCGGACTCATGTTCGCCAACGTGGCGTTCTTCGGACAGCCCGACCACCTGGTCAATCTGGTGCAGAGCGCTGAGCAGGCGGGTGTCGAATCGCTTTGGACTGTGGAGCACGTCGTCGTGCCCAAGGGTTACAAGTCGAA from bacterium carries:
- the hemH gene encoding ferrochelatase, with translation MSESETKIGVLLVNLGTPRSPGTADVRRYLREFLSDPAVIDTSAATRWLLVNTIIAPFRAPRSAALYRSIWGAGGRPEDSPLLAHGLALRGEVARQLGETHQVELAMRYGEPSIEAALERLAGSELSRIVLVPLFPQYASSSSGSTIARVFQLVKQWPELPGIDAIEDFFVEPGWIGALAAVSEPALESFSPDHVLMSYHGLPERQIRKLDVAGKHCLEREDCCDSVRAPNRRCYRAQCYATSRALAAKLGLSDDDYSVAFQSRLGRAAWIRPYTDETLPRLAARGVKRLAVLCPSFVADCLETLEEIGMRARQQWLDAGGEALRTIPCVNEDERWAIGLAQMVRSRGQA
- the nth gene encoding endonuclease III, which translates into the protein MTRQEKAQRIATLLEQLYEDPPIPLDHVDSYTLLIAVLLSAQCTDVRVNQVTPTLFANASTPQQMVELSVDKIREIIKPCGLSPQKSKAIHGLSQILIETHAGNVPQSFEELEALPGVGHKTASVVMSQCFGLPAFPVDTHIHRLAERWGLSDGRNVEQTERDLKKLFPQQSWNKLHLQIIYFGREHCPARGHDLAACPICSWAATKKRIAEQSAKPTKSRSGSGTRSAPRASTRR
- a CDS encoding cupin — translated: MPKLIQEPTTIEAAGEIPKRIDEYVGRVNTKEAGLSIAHMRSPAGWSEPGQRPEFVEYSIVLAGCIRVEHEDGEFEARAGQAIVCQPGEWVRYSTPGPEGAEYLAVCLPAFSPDTVNRDPET
- a CDS encoding DUF3516 domain-containing protein, giving the protein MAEAAAAETGLMDRITRIGGMSPDQILDAFLDWVIEQGLEPYPAQESAFLEIMAGRHLILNTPTGSGKSLVAQAVHFKGLCEGKRSFYTSPTKALASEKFFALCRDFGAENVGMLTGDASINSAAPVICCTAEVLANMALRQGAQLQAPYVIMDEFHYYADPHRGAAWQIPLLCLPDTHFLLMSATLGEMSQIREDLERRTGVEVARIDSSERPVPLDYAYCETPLQETIEGLLESGKFPVYVVNFTQRECAELAQGLTSLKICTKEEKALIREQIDSFAFDTSYGKDMRRFLQSGIGIHHAGLLPRYRLLVEQLSQSGLLKVICGTDTLGVGVNIPIRTVVFSKLSKFDGRRAGILRVREFKQISGRAGRKGYDDLGSVVCQAPAHLIEAQRQRRKGKKKSSPAKAPRGFVAWNRGTFQSLIDRDPEPLRSNFRLSHSTLVSLFRREEESSDPSSSYRVLIELIDSTHETASRKHALRRSAAALFRSIRSAGIVQIIVDDDTGQRRLRVNEDLQWDFSMHHSLSLFVVDAINAIEAETPEEYALEVMSLVEAILENPNAILYAQMDRIKRDLMAQLKAERVPFEERVRLLDEVEPPQPSREFIYQNFDYFAEKHRWVGHDDVRPKSIAREIYEGYFSFSYYTTYYGLQRIEGLLLRYLTQVYNTLSQTVPEVSKTQEVWDMLAFFRTMIERIDSSLMSEWQNLIDPGSATPASSEQPARQEYDLAKDARALKARIRAELHQCVRALAERDWEEAALVIRSPDDEPWDGPRMSRTLAPFYEEYDQIVFDQRARLSEFTLIRDDGPRRWQVTQRLLDPEGDNFWCLEGEVDLSGESTPEGPIVCLTRIGT